TCTGTGCATTTGGCAGCAATTAAGAAAAGAAGTAAGGCGGCAAAAAGTGCATATGTTTTCATAAAACGAAGACTTGAGATTTATCCTTCAATATAAAAAGAAAATAAGACACTTAATATTTAGTTATACAAAACTGAAACTAATGCATTAAATTCACGTTTGTATAACAAATCGTTTTTAAAATGGGAAGTACAAAAGGAAATCACTTAGGTGAATTTGAAGAGCTAGCACTGCTAACGGTAGGAGCTCTTTTTGATGAAGCATATGGCGTAGCCATCTTAGATGAAATAGCGGCTAAAACCGGCAGAAAGGTTAATATCAGTGCGGTACACGAAGTGCTGAAACGATTGGAAAAGAAAGGATTTGTAAACTCACGAATGGGAGGAGCGACCAACGAACGTGGCGGAAGGCGTAAACGTTTTTTCACGCTAACATTAGAAGGAAAGCAAGCACTCGATCATTCTATTGGCTTGAGAAACGAACTTTACAATTCTATTCCTAAACTCACTTTTAACTTCGTTTAGCAGTGCGTCCACGTCCTCCCAAATGGGCCGATCGATTTTTAGAATGGTACTGTGACCCTGATCTTTTGGAAGAGATCCAAGGTGATTCACAGGAACTATTTTATCGTCGTGTGGACGAAGAGGGTTTGAATGCTGCTAAAAGAAAATATGTCTGGGACATCATTCGCTTTTTGCGACTTTCCAATTTAAGGTCAAACAAACTCAAAATAAACTCACTCATTATGTTTAACAGTTATTTAAAAATCGGATTTAGAAATCTCAGAAAAAATTGGGGCATTTCTACTATCAACATTTTTGGATTGGCGCTGGCCATCGGTTGTGCCATTACCATTTTCATTTTTGTAGATATGATGCTGCATATGGATCAGTTTCATTCCAAAAAAGATAGAATGTACAACCTTATTAACCATGTGCAGCATGACTCGG
The sequence above is drawn from the Reichenbachiella sp. genome and encodes:
- a CDS encoding PadR family transcriptional regulator; its protein translation is MGSTKGNHLGEFEELALLTVGALFDEAYGVAILDEIAAKTGRKVNISAVHEVLKRLEKKGFVNSRMGGATNERGGRRKRFFTLTLEGKQALDHSIGLRNELYNSIPKLTFNFV